A window of Haloarchaeobius litoreus contains these coding sequences:
- a CDS encoding proton-conducting transporter transmembrane domain-containing protein — protein MNLLTAVPPGVVPFGLALVVPRLPRRTGTALAVVASLATAGWLLLVPAGAHVPVVLFGFDAVLFHVDPYSRLLGATFGLVAAVAVAFTVATDGDRRQVALALAYVGAGMGATLAGDWLSLVVYWELMAVAATVLVWHHTSDRRAGFRYAVYHEVGGLVLVAGVLLHYAEVGTFLFGDGVIGGLPALLVALGIGLNAGFLGLHVWLVDTYPTTHVATSVVLAAVTTKVGAYAIVRAFPDGHVALTYVGAAMVLFGVTFAILQTDVRRLLSYHIVSQVGYMVAGFGAGAGLARSGAMVHLVNNILYKSLLFMVAGVLVHRTGREGLKKLGGLGRAMPLTAGVFLVAALSISGLPGFNGFVSKGMVLDGVEATGPSLVWYALLVGGVGTVISFAKFGYYAFLHGDAGDGDAPADLAPGELATLGGVAALCVLFGVVPSLLLDVFPAAVVADAKPFSPSQFQKAGAVTAAGLVGFAALRPLLGRTPPTPDLDSVYHPAGRALQTASVGLAGAVEDATNRAGGVLQRGLSSLLAGETDAPSPPTVDRASRTIGLGVLASALVLALLLAVLVL, from the coding sequence ATGAACCTCCTGACGGCGGTTCCACCGGGCGTCGTGCCCTTCGGCCTCGCCCTCGTCGTTCCGCGGCTCCCCCGGCGCACCGGTACGGCGCTGGCTGTCGTCGCGTCGCTGGCCACCGCGGGCTGGCTCCTGCTCGTCCCGGCGGGCGCGCACGTCCCGGTGGTGCTGTTCGGTTTCGACGCGGTGCTGTTCCACGTGGACCCGTACTCGCGGCTGCTCGGCGCGACGTTCGGACTCGTCGCCGCCGTCGCGGTCGCCTTCACTGTCGCGACCGACGGGGACCGGCGGCAGGTCGCGCTCGCGCTGGCGTACGTCGGCGCGGGGATGGGTGCGACCCTCGCCGGCGACTGGCTCAGCCTCGTCGTCTACTGGGAGCTGATGGCGGTCGCCGCGACCGTGCTCGTCTGGCACCACACGAGCGACCGGCGCGCCGGCTTCCGCTACGCCGTCTACCACGAGGTCGGCGGGCTCGTGCTCGTCGCGGGCGTGCTGCTGCACTACGCCGAGGTGGGGACGTTCCTGTTCGGGGACGGCGTCATCGGCGGGCTACCCGCGCTGCTGGTCGCACTCGGGATCGGGCTGAACGCGGGCTTCCTCGGGCTGCACGTCTGGCTCGTCGACACCTACCCGACGACCCACGTCGCGACGAGCGTCGTGCTCGCGGCTGTGACGACGAAGGTCGGCGCGTACGCCATCGTCCGGGCGTTCCCCGACGGCCACGTCGCGCTCACCTACGTCGGTGCGGCGATGGTGCTGTTCGGCGTCACGTTCGCCATCCTCCAGACGGACGTGCGCCGGCTGCTCAGCTACCACATCGTCTCGCAGGTGGGCTACATGGTCGCGGGCTTCGGGGCCGGCGCGGGCCTCGCCCGGAGCGGTGCGATGGTCCACCTGGTGAACAACATCCTCTACAAGAGCCTCCTGTTCATGGTCGCCGGCGTGCTCGTCCACCGGACCGGCCGCGAGGGCCTGAAGAAGCTCGGCGGACTCGGGCGAGCCATGCCCCTGACCGCCGGCGTCTTCCTCGTCGCGGCGCTCTCGATCTCCGGCCTGCCGGGGTTCAACGGCTTCGTCAGCAAGGGGATGGTCCTCGACGGCGTCGAGGCGACCGGCCCGTCCCTGGTGTGGTACGCGCTGCTGGTCGGCGGGGTCGGGACGGTGATCTCGTTCGCGAAGTTCGGCTACTACGCGTTCCTCCACGGGGACGCTGGGGACGGGGACGCACCCGCCGACCTCGCCCCGGGAGAGCTGGCCACACTCGGCGGGGTGGCCGCGCTCTGCGTGCTGTTCGGCGTCGTCCCGTCGCTACTGCTCGACGTGTTCCCCGCAGCGGTGGTCGCCGACGCGAAGCCGTTCTCGCCCTCGCAGTTCCAGAAGGCCGGCGCGGTGACGGCCGCCGGGCTCGTCGGCTTCGCGGCGCTCCGGCCGCTCCTGGGGCGAACCCCGCCGACACCCGACCTCGACTCGGTGTACCACCCCGCTGGCCGGGCGCTCCAGACCGCGAGCGTCGGTCTCGCGGGCGCCGTCGAGGACGCGACGAACCGGGCCGGCGGCGTCCTCCAGCGCGGACTCTCGTCGCTACTGGCCGGGGAGACCGACGCACCCTCGCCGCCGACGGTCGACCGGGCGAGCCGGACCATCGGCCTCGGCGTGCTCGCCAGTGCCCTCGTTCTGGCGCTCCTGCTCGCGGTACTCGTGCTCTGA
- a CDS encoding complex I subunit 5 family protein — MTTESLLPVLAVAVSAVAVVLVLLSGDRPSLREAWTFAAALTKFGAVLALVPGVLRGVTYTSPGLAFVPGVRLVLRVDALGALFALLASGLWLVTSLYSVGYVRSLDEAHQTGYFAAFAASLSATVGVAFAGNLLTLFVFYELLTVATYPLVVHKRTAEAWRAGRTYVVYTLAGGVAILAGTVLVSAVAGTTTFAPGGLAGVLTADPLVARAAFALLVAGFGVKAALFPLHGWLPQAMVAPTPVSGLLHAVAVVKSGAFGIARVVLYVFGPDGVRAFNVGVPLAAVAAATMVLAAVLALRQDRLKRGLAYSTVSQLSYIVLGLAVLTPTAVQGALLHLSAHALLKLVLFFCAGVVYCETHVERIDELAGIGRRLPATMTLFAVASAGLVGFPLVAGFVSKWYLLTGLFAGGDLVLAGLLLLAGLLKLLFFWPIVSAAFFGESGGDGATAATATLHADGGHEGDAGSAHAHRHDWESRTWRTETDWRLLLPVAVALVLAVVYGIAPTELPFYELATRAAEVTTG, encoded by the coding sequence ATGACCACCGAATCGCTCCTCCCGGTGCTGGCGGTCGCGGTGTCGGCAGTCGCGGTCGTCCTCGTCCTCCTGAGCGGCGACCGGCCGTCCCTGCGCGAGGCGTGGACGTTCGCTGCGGCGCTGACGAAGTTCGGGGCCGTCCTCGCGCTGGTCCCGGGCGTCCTCCGCGGCGTCACCTACACCAGCCCCGGCCTCGCGTTCGTCCCCGGCGTCCGGCTCGTGCTCCGGGTGGACGCCCTCGGCGCGCTGTTCGCGCTGCTCGCGAGCGGGCTCTGGCTCGTCACCAGCCTCTACAGCGTCGGCTACGTGCGCTCGCTCGACGAGGCCCACCAGACCGGCTACTTCGCCGCGTTCGCCGCGAGCCTGAGCGCGACCGTCGGCGTCGCCTTCGCCGGCAACCTGCTCACGCTGTTCGTCTTCTACGAGCTGCTCACCGTCGCGACGTACCCGCTCGTCGTCCACAAGCGGACCGCCGAGGCGTGGCGGGCGGGCCGGACCTACGTCGTCTACACGCTCGCCGGCGGCGTCGCCATCCTCGCCGGCACGGTGCTCGTCTCCGCCGTCGCCGGGACCACGACGTTCGCGCCGGGTGGGCTGGCGGGCGTGCTGACCGCCGACCCGCTGGTCGCCCGGGCTGCCTTCGCGCTGCTCGTCGCGGGCTTCGGCGTCAAGGCCGCGCTGTTCCCGCTCCACGGCTGGCTGCCCCAGGCAATGGTCGCGCCGACGCCCGTCTCGGGGCTGCTCCACGCCGTCGCCGTCGTCAAGAGCGGCGCGTTCGGCATCGCCCGCGTCGTCCTCTACGTGTTCGGCCCCGACGGCGTCCGGGCGTTCAACGTCGGCGTCCCGCTCGCGGCCGTCGCGGCGGCGACGATGGTGCTCGCGGCCGTCCTCGCGCTGCGCCAGGACCGGCTGAAGCGGGGGCTCGCGTACTCGACGGTGAGCCAGCTCTCCTACATCGTGCTCGGGCTGGCGGTGCTGACGCCGACGGCGGTGCAGGGCGCGCTGTTGCACCTCTCGGCGCACGCCCTGCTGAAGCTCGTCCTGTTCTTCTGTGCCGGCGTCGTCTACTGCGAGACGCACGTCGAACGCATCGACGAGCTGGCCGGCATCGGGCGACGACTCCCGGCGACGATGACGCTGTTCGCGGTCGCCAGCGCCGGGCTCGTCGGCTTCCCGCTGGTCGCCGGCTTCGTCAGCAAGTGGTACCTCCTGACCGGGCTGTTCGCCGGGGGTGACCTCGTCCTCGCCGGCCTGCTGCTGCTCGCCGGCCTGCTCAAGCTGCTGTTCTTCTGGCCCATCGTCTCGGCGGCGTTCTTCGGCGAGTCGGGGGGCGACGGGGCGACGGCAGCGACGGCGACGCTGCACGCGGACGGGGGCCACGAGGGCGACGCCGGGTCCGCCCACGCGCACCGCCACGACTGGGAATCCCGCACCTGGCGCACCGAGACGGACTGGCGGCTGCTGCTCCCGGTGGCCGTCGCGCTCGTGCTCGCCGTCGTCTACGGCATCGCCCCGACCGAGCTGCCGTTCTACGAGCTCGCGACCCGCGCCGCGGAGGTGACGACGGGATGA
- a CDS encoding proton-conducting transporter transmembrane domain-containing protein produces MSELLVGLVVLPIVGAVLASVSSWVHPRSGWPLAAATLAVQTVLALWVTALVLGRGRLDHAVGRVPPPFGIEFVADGVSTPFVVLVAGVSLALAAYTRVAGPRSGPFYGLYLLLVAGLTGVCVTADVFTLYVFLEISGLAAYALVARAEGGPAALAALQYLLLGTVGATFYLLGVGYAYVATGTLNMADMATQLPHGSPLAVAAFAGIGVGLAVKMALFPLHVWQPDAYEHAPWAVSALLSALVSTVAGYALLRLTYTVFTVGFLAANPLVDDAILLAGCASVVAGGALAYRASSVRRVFAYSSVAQFGLATVGIGLGTVPALVGAIVQLLGHAVMKGGLFVAAGVVAARTGATSVDEYAGVGARTPWAAGSLVVLGLGMVGLPPTVGFVAKWYLAVGAVEAGSWPALTVVVGSTLLSLSYFGRLLQQLSLGDGEERPGTLPVGDGVGGADATGGHGSVSTDGAGDDPAAISLGMRAVAVGAAVATVVLGVGAVAVASFAEPTVVSLLEP; encoded by the coding sequence ATGAGTGAGCTGCTCGTCGGACTCGTCGTGCTCCCCATCGTCGGGGCCGTGCTCGCCTCGGTTTCCAGCTGGGTCCACCCGCGGAGCGGCTGGCCGCTCGCGGCCGCGACGCTCGCGGTCCAGACCGTGCTCGCGCTCTGGGTGACCGCGCTCGTGCTCGGCCGGGGTCGGCTCGACCACGCGGTCGGGAGGGTCCCGCCCCCGTTCGGCATCGAGTTCGTCGCCGACGGCGTCTCGACACCGTTCGTCGTGCTCGTCGCGGGCGTCTCGCTCGCGCTCGCGGCGTACACCCGCGTCGCCGGGCCGCGCTCCGGGCCGTTCTACGGGCTCTACCTGCTGCTCGTCGCCGGGCTCACCGGTGTCTGCGTCACCGCCGACGTGTTCACGCTCTACGTCTTCCTCGAGATCTCGGGGCTCGCGGCGTACGCGCTCGTCGCCCGCGCCGAGGGTGGACCCGCAGCGCTCGCGGCGCTCCAGTACCTCCTCCTTGGGACCGTCGGCGCGACGTTCTATCTGCTCGGCGTCGGCTACGCCTACGTCGCGACCGGGACGCTGAACATGGCCGACATGGCGACGCAGCTCCCACACGGGTCGCCGCTCGCCGTCGCCGCCTTCGCCGGCATCGGCGTCGGACTCGCGGTGAAGATGGCGCTGTTCCCCCTGCACGTCTGGCAGCCCGACGCCTACGAGCACGCGCCGTGGGCGGTGAGTGCGCTGCTCTCGGCGCTCGTCTCGACCGTCGCGGGGTACGCGCTGCTCCGGCTGACCTACACCGTGTTCACCGTCGGCTTCCTCGCGGCCAACCCGCTCGTCGACGACGCGATTCTGCTCGCCGGCTGCGCAAGCGTCGTCGCCGGCGGCGCGCTCGCCTATCGCGCGTCGTCGGTTCGGCGCGTGTTCGCCTACTCGTCGGTCGCCCAGTTCGGGCTCGCAACGGTCGGCATCGGCCTCGGGACGGTGCCCGCGCTCGTCGGCGCGATCGTCCAGCTGCTCGGGCACGCCGTAATGAAGGGCGGGCTGTTCGTCGCCGCCGGCGTCGTCGCCGCCCGGACCGGCGCGACGAGCGTCGACGAGTACGCCGGCGTCGGCGCGCGGACGCCCTGGGCCGCCGGCTCGCTCGTCGTCCTCGGCCTCGGCATGGTCGGCCTCCCGCCGACGGTCGGGTTCGTGGCGAAGTGGTACCTCGCCGTGGGTGCGGTCGAGGCCGGCTCGTGGCCGGCCCTCACCGTCGTCGTCGGCAGCACGCTGCTGTCGCTCTCGTACTTCGGCCGGCTCCTCCAGCAGCTCTCGCTCGGCGACGGGGAGGAGCGCCCCGGCACGCTCCCGGTCGGCGACGGGGTGGGCGGCGCAGACGCCACGGGCGGGCACGGGTCCGTCTCGACGGACGGTGCCGGGGACGATCCAGCCGCGATATCGCTCGGGATGCGCGCCGTCGCCGTCGGCGCGGCGGTCGCCACCGTCGTCCTCGGCGTCGGTGCCGTCGCCGTCGCCTCGTTCGCGGAGCCGACCGTCGTCTCCCTGCTGGAGCCGTGA
- a CDS encoding cation:proton antiporter subunit C — protein sequence MIDVLLARLPYVGSVVLVAVGLFVLVDDENLVKKVLGLNVFQTGVFLLFVTAAYRTGADPPIVTADGGPYANPLPQVLVLTAIVVGVSVTAVALALTVRIYREYGTLREDVLREELADE from the coding sequence ATGATCGACGTCCTCCTCGCCCGGCTCCCCTACGTCGGGTCCGTCGTGCTCGTCGCCGTCGGGCTGTTCGTCCTCGTCGACGACGAGAACCTCGTGAAGAAGGTGCTCGGGCTCAACGTGTTCCAGACCGGGGTCTTCCTCCTGTTCGTCACGGCGGCCTACCGGACCGGTGCGGACCCGCCCATCGTGACCGCCGACGGCGGGCCGTACGCGAACCCGCTCCCGCAGGTGCTCGTGCTCACCGCCATCGTCGTCGGCGTGAGCGTCACCGCGGTCGCACTGGCGCTGACCGTCCGCATTTACCGGGAGTACGGCACGCTCCGCGAGGACGTCCTCCGGGAGGAGCTCGCCGATGAGTGA
- a CDS encoding MnhB domain-containing protein yields MGGDTDGTVGGPRESVVVTKAVRLVAPFVFTFGLFVTFHGASSVGGGFQGGVVVASVVVTIAFAFGVDQTARWLDRAVLTTCGTLGVVAFAAVAVGPLAFGGTPFELTAYPGAKGPLYAIEVVEVGIGVTVAATVVVLFFEISGGFDGDGEAGSEDGSPPETAGDGG; encoded by the coding sequence GTGGGCGGCGACACCGACGGGACGGTCGGCGGACCCCGCGAGAGCGTCGTCGTCACGAAGGCGGTCCGGCTCGTCGCTCCCTTCGTCTTCACGTTCGGCCTGTTCGTCACCTTCCACGGCGCGAGCAGCGTGGGCGGCGGCTTCCAGGGCGGCGTCGTCGTCGCCTCGGTGGTCGTGACCATCGCCTTCGCCTTCGGCGTCGACCAGACCGCGCGCTGGCTCGACCGGGCGGTCCTGACGACGTGTGGGACCCTCGGCGTCGTCGCCTTCGCCGCCGTCGCCGTCGGTCCGCTCGCGTTCGGAGGGACCCCGTTCGAACTCACCGCCTACCCGGGCGCGAAGGGGCCGCTCTACGCCATCGAGGTCGTCGAGGTCGGCATCGGCGTGACCGTCGCCGCGACCGTCGTCGTGCTGTTCTTCGAGATATCGGGTGGCTTCGACGGTGACGGCGAGGCTGGTTCGGAGGACGGGAGCCCACCCGAAACGGCGGGGGACGGCGGATGA
- a CDS encoding DUF4040 domain-containing protein, with product MTDLVLAGVLVGFLVVVACVVALLRDTLAATVVFAAYSLGMSILWVVLRAPDVALTEAAVGAGVTTSLFLVAIVKTGRPVGEASFVRGVHLRSLVGAVAVAVALGLTIPSLPAAGDLSTPAFRRVSPYYLDRAVTDFGTENVVTAVLAGYRAFDTFGEVTVVFAAGVAVLVVFRKEVL from the coding sequence ATGACCGACCTCGTCCTCGCCGGCGTGCTCGTCGGCTTCCTCGTCGTCGTTGCCTGCGTCGTCGCGCTCCTGCGGGACACGCTCGCCGCGACGGTCGTCTTCGCCGCGTACAGCCTCGGGATGTCGATCCTCTGGGTCGTCCTCCGTGCCCCGGACGTGGCGCTCACCGAGGCGGCCGTCGGCGCGGGCGTCACGACCTCGCTGTTCCTCGTCGCCATCGTGAAGACCGGCCGGCCGGTCGGCGAGGCGTCGTTCGTTCGCGGCGTCCACCTCCGCTCGCTCGTCGGCGCCGTCGCCGTCGCCGTCGCGCTCGGCCTCACGATCCCGTCACTCCCGGCCGCCGGCGACCTGTCCACGCCCGCGTTCCGGCGCGTCTCGCCGTACTACCTGGACCGTGCCGTCACCGACTTCGGCACCGAGAACGTCGTGACGGCGGTCCTCGCCGGCTACCGCGCGTTCGACACGTTCGGCGAGGTGACCGTCGTCTTCGCCGCCGGCGTCGCGGTGCTCGTCGTCTTCCGGAAGGAGGTGCTCTGA
- the mnhG gene encoding monovalent cation/H(+) antiporter subunit G — MRPAVVAVVALAAAGVFFSLVAAVGVLRLPDVYARAHATSKSDTLGTGLALAAVAVVLDSGVARFKLTLLVVFVLLTNPVAAHAITRAAHVQGIPAWEREDDG, encoded by the coding sequence GTGAGGCCGGCCGTCGTCGCCGTCGTCGCGCTGGCCGCCGCGGGCGTGTTCTTCTCGCTCGTCGCCGCCGTCGGCGTGCTCCGGCTGCCCGACGTGTACGCCCGGGCCCACGCCACCTCGAAGAGCGACACGCTGGGTACCGGGCTCGCGCTCGCGGCCGTCGCCGTCGTGCTCGACTCCGGCGTCGCACGGTTCAAGCTCACCCTGCTGGTCGTGTTCGTCCTGCTCACCAACCCGGTGGCCGCCCACGCCATCACCCGAGCCGCGCACGTCCAGGGCATCCCGGCGTGGGAACGGGAGGACGACGGATGA
- a CDS encoding monovalent cation/H+ antiporter complex subunit F, translating into MTALEVGGTIPTTLLATAVALLLLALLFAYRAAVGPTTPDRVVAVNAIGTTTVVVIALVAGAFDQPGVLDVALVYAMLNFLLSLGVAKFAAERGGSV; encoded by the coding sequence GTGACGGCCCTCGAAGTCGGCGGCACCATCCCGACGACGCTGCTCGCGACCGCCGTCGCGCTGCTCCTGCTCGCGCTCCTGTTCGCCTACCGGGCCGCGGTCGGGCCGACAACGCCGGACCGGGTCGTCGCTGTCAACGCCATCGGGACGACGACGGTCGTCGTCATCGCGCTGGTCGCCGGCGCGTTCGACCAGCCGGGCGTGCTCGACGTGGCGCTGGTGTACGCGATGCTCAACTTCCTGCTGAGCCTCGGTGTGGCGAAGTTCGCGGCCGAGCGGGGTGGGTCGGTGTGA
- a CDS encoding Na+/H+ antiporter subunit E — MPQVPEHEPRVLAVVTAPATADRTVEHALREGRDARAESDGPVAVEVLVLAPDETTGEATARRVETAVSAFDGLDAPAPQVSTVVPGAGADSTDALLAQLDGRRVTRLVLAADSELAVERLRDRLGVGAVELVGGEPPGGRRSLVHAGGWRRYATVFALSYLFYLAIGGFVGGLDLLTGAFSAAVVALALSSVSFVDAPTRRRTVPRVARTVAFLPVLLWEVAKANVALAVVILHPRLPIDPSVDALETDTREDLERMVLANSITLTPGTLTVDVQDRTFLVHSLTAESRESLESGRLQRLVSWVFHGRGADAEPTDDGGKDP; from the coding sequence ATGCCCCAGGTGCCCGAGCACGAGCCACGGGTTCTGGCCGTCGTCACCGCGCCGGCGACGGCCGACCGGACCGTCGAACACGCCCTCCGTGAGGGACGGGACGCCCGCGCGGAGTCGGACGGACCGGTCGCCGTCGAGGTGCTGGTCCTCGCGCCCGACGAGACGACCGGCGAGGCGACTGCGCGTCGCGTCGAGACCGCGGTGTCGGCGTTCGACGGACTGGACGCGCCGGCACCGCAGGTCAGCACGGTGGTGCCGGGTGCGGGGGCGGATTCGACGGACGCACTGCTCGCCCAGCTCGACGGGCGACGGGTCACCAGACTCGTTCTCGCCGCGGACAGCGAGCTCGCGGTCGAGCGGCTCCGGGACCGGCTCGGCGTCGGAGCGGTCGAACTCGTCGGCGGCGAGCCGCCGGGCGGCCGACGTTCGCTGGTCCACGCGGGCGGCTGGCGTCGGTACGCCACCGTGTTCGCGCTCTCGTACCTGTTCTACCTCGCCATCGGTGGGTTCGTCGGCGGACTCGACCTCCTGACCGGCGCGTTCAGCGCGGCCGTCGTCGCCCTCGCGCTGTCGTCGGTCAGCTTCGTCGACGCGCCGACGCGCCGCCGGACCGTCCCGCGCGTGGCACGAACGGTCGCCTTTCTCCCCGTCCTGCTCTGGGAGGTCGCGAAGGCGAACGTCGCCCTCGCGGTCGTCATCCTCCACCCGCGACTGCCGATCGACCCGTCGGTGGACGCGCTGGAGACGGACACCCGGGAGGACCTCGAACGGATGGTGCTCGCGAACAGCATCACGCTCACGCCGGGGACGCTGACGGTCGACGTTCAGGACCGGACGTTCCTCGTCCACTCGCTGACCGCCGAGAGCCGAGAGAGCCTCGAATCGGGGCGGCTCCAGCGGCTCGTCTCGTGGGTGTTCCACGGGCGGGGAGCGGATGCGGAACCGACCGATGACGGAGGGAAGGACCCGTGA
- a CDS encoding right-handed parallel beta-helix repeat-containing protein: MDFSRRELLRAGVPLTMVGLAGCSSNGTDGSSGASTTAPPTQASTTQRQTTQSTTQQQQGTDTTSDSACESPVEVSGTITEDTTWDCDRYRMSGDVTVANGATLTVDSTVVDTAADTLLSVGDGATLVSTGTEELPTVFRSETHEPGSWKGIEVTAGSVEASFDNTIIRFGGAGGWANVYLQNGATAAFHRCMFDRSSTFGVHAEANTGFTSFSDCSFLDNPSGSMRIPATALPDLELSTTYTNNHLPGKVVVDHETVTQDSVWPAIDAPYVFPEGATIEAAVAVEAGALCRFGQGALLSVERGGILDVRGEAASPVRFVGEQTGTPGFWRGIEIVSNDRNSLSNTLVAGGGADGWANVYVQNGGRVSIDNASLVDSATYGLHAEANTTLPTFEGAGFTGNQQGSMRIPLPSLGQVGPDTVFLDDDGENRIEVADEAVTQAADWNLPDVPVHFPGNGRIRADVTVDPGATFTFAQGSLLSVEEGGSLGADGNPDGPITFRGDADVPGFWSGIEFASLNPDNRLDNCEVANGGNGGWANVYVQSSEMATVENSTLRDSSTAGIIAEDGSSLTESGNTFSGNADGPIA; encoded by the coding sequence ATGGATTTCTCGCGACGGGAGCTGCTCCGGGCCGGCGTCCCCCTCACGATGGTCGGTCTCGCGGGCTGTAGCTCGAACGGTACCGATGGTTCGTCGGGTGCGTCGACGACGGCACCGCCGACGCAGGCATCGACGACGCAACGACAGACCACACAGTCGACGACACAGCAGCAACAGGGAACCGACACCACATCGGACTCGGCCTGCGAGTCGCCCGTCGAGGTCTCGGGCACCATCACCGAGGACACCACCTGGGACTGCGACCGGTACCGCATGAGCGGCGACGTGACCGTCGCGAACGGCGCGACGCTGACGGTCGACAGTACGGTCGTCGATACGGCGGCCGACACGCTGCTGTCGGTCGGTGACGGGGCGACGCTCGTCAGTACCGGCACGGAGGAGTTACCCACCGTGTTCCGCAGCGAGACCCACGAACCGGGGAGCTGGAAGGGTATCGAGGTGACCGCGGGGAGCGTCGAGGCATCGTTCGACAACACCATCATCCGCTTCGGCGGGGCCGGCGGCTGGGCGAACGTCTACCTCCAGAACGGTGCGACGGCGGCGTTCCACAGGTGCATGTTCGACCGCTCGTCGACGTTCGGGGTCCACGCCGAGGCGAACACCGGCTTCACGTCGTTCTCGGACTGCTCGTTCCTCGACAACCCGTCTGGGTCGATGCGCATCCCGGCGACGGCCCTCCCCGACCTCGAACTCTCCACGACGTACACCAACAACCACCTCCCGGGGAAGGTCGTCGTGGACCACGAGACCGTCACGCAGGACTCGGTCTGGCCCGCCATCGACGCGCCGTACGTCTTCCCGGAGGGGGCGACCATCGAGGCCGCGGTGGCGGTCGAGGCGGGTGCGCTCTGTCGGTTCGGGCAGGGAGCGCTGCTGTCGGTCGAGCGGGGCGGTATTCTCGACGTACGCGGGGAGGCAGCGTCGCCGGTCAGGTTCGTGGGCGAGCAGACGGGGACGCCCGGGTTCTGGCGGGGCATCGAGATCGTCTCGAACGACCGGAACAGCCTCTCGAACACCCTGGTCGCCGGCGGCGGTGCCGACGGCTGGGCGAACGTCTACGTCCAGAACGGCGGGCGGGTGTCCATCGACAACGCCAGTCTCGTCGACTCGGCCACCTACGGACTCCACGCGGAGGCGAACACGACCCTGCCCACGTTCGAGGGGGCCGGTTTCACGGGCAACCAGCAGGGCTCGATGCGGATTCCACTCCCCAGCCTCGGCCAGGTCGGCCCGGACACGGTCTTCCTCGACGACGACGGCGAGAACCGCATCGAGGTCGCCGACGAGGCGGTCACCCAGGCCGCCGACTGGAACCTGCCCGACGTCCCGGTTCACTTCCCGGGGAACGGTCGCATCCGGGCCGACGTCACCGTCGACCCCGGCGCGACGTTCACCTTCGCACAGGGCTCACTGCTCTCCGTCGAGGAGGGCGGGAGCCTCGGTGCGGACGGCAACCCAGACGGCCCCATCACCTTCCGGGGTGACGCCGACGTCCCCGGCTTCTGGTCCGGCATCGAGTTCGCTTCGCTGAACCCCGACAACCGGCTGGACAACTGCGAGGTCGCCAACGGTGGCAACGGCGGCTGGGCGAACGTCTACGTCCAGAGCTCCGAGATGGCGACGGTGGAGAACTCGACGCTCCGGGACAGCTCGACGGCGGGCATCATCGCGGAGGACGGCTCCAGCCTGACCGAGTCCGGCAACACGTTCTCCGGGAACGCCGACGGCCCCATCGCGTAG